The nucleotide sequence TTTGCCAGTAGCTTTTCTAATTATAATTGGCCTTATTATTGTTAAATTTATTGAAAAGAAGCTGAAATCAAGTAAACGCAAGAGATAAAAGGTAATGAGGAAAGTTTGAAAAATGTTCATAGTAATATATAATATTTTTAATGAGAAAAAAGTGTGTTTCAAAACGGGGCGACGAGAAAGGGATAGATTGTTTTGTTCTCTATGCTTTGCATTGATGGTTGAATACAAAGGAGGTAATCCGTGAAAGAGAAATGCATACTAATGGAAGTGCAAAATGATGGAGAAGAAATTGTTCTTTTAGATGGACGGAGATTAAAGATTAATTCAAGCGATATTCCAACTGCCTGTGTTTGGTTGCCAACAGCGGAACTTGAAATAATAAATGAAAATAGTGAGGGAACATTATCTGTGAGAATTCGCAATATTAGTAACAATGAAGAAGTTAAAGCAGTTTGGTTGTAAAATTATAGTTGCCATTTAATTATCAGCTATAGTAATGTTTCAAAGGTTCAATAAATCTTCCATTTTATTTTTTAAACTTTACAAAAAATGAATGCGTGATCTTTTAAAAATGGTTTGAAAAGTCGGTCAAAATTGATAAACTAATATCAAATATTTTTTTGAGAGTTGGGGTAAATTTCTATAATTATGAGTGAATTATTAACAATAAAAGAAGCGAGTATATGGGCGAGCAATTATTTGAATAAACCTGTGACAGCTTCCAATATATCTTATTTGATTCAATACGGCAGAGTGCGAAAAGTCGGCAAAAACGGCCATACTTATATCGATTTGAATGATTTGAAAAAATATTATCAGCAGAATTCCGGTAAAAAGGAAGTAGACTGGAAGAAGGTACTGGGGGACGATCTGAACTGGCACTTATCCTTTGCCGATTACAAAGAGTCTGAAACGACAAAACACGTTCACAGACTTCACCCCTATAAAGGTAAGTTTATTCCTCAGCTGGTGGAATATTTTCTGGATGGTCATACCGATGAATTTAAGAAAGATGTTTATTTCAAGAAAGGCGATATTGTTTTAGATCCTTTCTGTGGCAGCGGAACAACGCTCGTGCAGGCAAATGAACTGGGATTGCATGCTGTCGGTGTTGATGTATCTGCATTTAATTCATTAATCAGTAATATTAAGACAAGCAGACATGATATTGTGGATATAAAGAAAAGCGTCAGGGATATTACTATCCGCTTGAAAAATTTCATAGCTGGCAGAAACAACCTTGAATTTGAAGAACGGTTACTTGAGGAACTGAAAAATTTTAATGATAAATATTTTCCTTCCCCTGATTATAAAAGATGGGTCAGGCAGGGCGAAATTAATGAAAAGGAATACAGCCGGGAAAAGGCTGAATTGTTTCTGGATAAATATTACGAACTTGTAAAAAAATATAATATTAAGCTGAGACAGGAAAGAGACGATACATTTATAGATAAATGGTTTTTAAAGCCTGTCAGAGAGGAAATAGACTTTGTTTTTGAAGAATTAAAAAAAATCGAAAATCCAGACACCATGAAGATATTATGCGTAATGTTGAGTAGGACGATCCGGTCATGTAGAGCAACCACGCATTCCGATCTGGGAACTTTGAAGGAACCCGTCACAGCGACATATTATTGCAGAAAGCATGGTAAAATATGTAAGCCATTATTTACCATTTTAACATGGTGGGAACGTTATACCAAAGATACATTGAAACGCATTATGGAATTTGAGAAACTGAAAACAGATACTCACCAATATTGTATTGCGGGAGACAGCAGAGATGTTGACCTGGTTGAAAGGCTGTATAAAAAGAATCCTGCGCTGGCGGAAATGGTGAGAGATAAAAGAATCAAAGGTATCTTTTCTTCGCCGCCTTATGTTGGCTTG is from Flexistipes sinusarabici DSM 4947 and encodes:
- a CDS encoding DNA methyltransferase, yielding MSELLTIKEASIWASNYLNKPVTASNISYLIQYGRVRKVGKNGHTYIDLNDLKKYYQQNSGKKEVDWKKVLGDDLNWHLSFADYKESETTKHVHRLHPYKGKFIPQLVEYFLDGHTDEFKKDVYFKKGDIVLDPFCGSGTTLVQANELGLHAVGVDVSAFNSLISNIKTSRHDIVDIKKSVRDITIRLKNFIAGRNNLEFEERLLEELKNFNDKYFPSPDYKRWVRQGEINEKEYSREKAELFLDKYYELVKKYNIKLRQERDDTFIDKWFLKPVREEIDFVFEELKKIENPDTMKILCVMLSRTIRSCRATTHSDLGTLKEPVTATYYCRKHGKICKPLFTILTWWERYTKDTLKRIMEFEKLKTDTHQYCIAGDSRDVDLVERLYKKNPALAEMVRDKRIKGIFSSPPYVGLIDYHEQHAYAYDLFGFGRKDEQEIGPLFKGSGAEARESYVNGISSVLKNCKKYLQDDYDVFLVANDKFNLYPKIAEKAGMKIFNKFKRPVLNRVEKNRSAYAEIIFHMKEK